The DNA sequence GCGAGGCGGTCGGGGCCGAACTGCTCGGAGTAGAGGTGGGCGTGCGAATCGGTGAGGTGCATAGCGCGGGCAAAGGTCGGGGCCCCAGGGCGGGCAAGCCAAACCGGCCACTGGCCCCCCGGCGATGGGACTACTATTCCTTGGGACTCCGTTTGCGTTCAGGTCATTAATAATCAATACGTAACCCAAATATCAGCACGCCGGCCAAAACAGTTAAAACGCATAGATACGTTTCGTAACTTATAAATAAGTTGATAAACTGAAAATACCGTTATATATTTGGGTATGGAAGAACTCACCAAAACCGAGGAGCGCATCATGCAGGTGCTGTGGGAGTTAAAGAAGGCGTTCGTGAAGGACGTCATCGAGCGCTTGCCCGACGAGCCCAAGCCGCCCTACAACACCGTGTCGTCGGTGGTACGCATTTTGGAGCGCAAGGGCTACGCGGGCTTCAAGGCCTACGGCAAAACCTACGAATACTTCCCACTGGTGAGTAAAATGGAGTACCGCACCGCCAGCTTCAAGCGCATGCTTAGCCAGTATTTCGACGATTCGCCCACGGCCTTGGTGTCGTTCATGGTGGAAGAAACCCTGAGCCAGCGCGAAAAACAGCAGCTGCTCGACCTACTCCACAATTCCGAAAATCCCGCCGACGATGCTCGCTAACAGCCTATTGTACCTGGCCGGGGCCAGCTTTTGCCTGACCGTGTTTGCCCTGGCCTACCGCTTGGCGCTGGCCCGCCTCCCCGCCTTTGCCTGGAACCGCGCCTACCTGCTGGGGGCCCTGGCGGCCGGGGTGCTACTGCCCTTGGCGGCGCGGCTGGGGCTGGCGGCGCTGCTGCCACGGGCCCCGGGGGCTCCGGCGGAGGCACTGGTGGTGCTGCACTGGTCGCTGGGAGCCTCGGCAACGGCCGCTGCAACGGCTCAGGCCGGCGCCCCGGGGCCCGACTGGGCCGCCTTGGCGCTGGTGGTACTGGCAGCCGGCTACGGCTGGGGGGCTCTGCGCCGGCTACGGGCGGCGGCACGCAACCTGGGGGCCCTGCGGCGGCTGATCCGAGGGCACCCACGCACCGCGCTGGCGGACTGCACGGTGGTGCACCTGCCCGCGCCCGGCCTGCCGGCGTTCTCCTTCGGGCGCTACGTGTTTCTGTCGCCCCTGCACGACGCGCTAAGCGCCGCCGAGCGCGACCAGCTGCTGCGGCACGAGCAAGTGCACGTGCAGCAGCGCCATACGCTCGACTTGCTGCTGGTGGAGGCCCTAGGCGTGGTGTTCTGGTTCCACGGCGTGGTGCCCTACTTCGGCCGGCAACTAAAGACGGTGCACGAGTACCTGGCCGATGCGGCGGTGGCACGGGCCCCAGCCGGCCGCATACCTTACGGTGAGCTGCTCATTAAGCTGGCAGCCCAGCAGCCGCCCTTCGCCTTGGTGCACGCCTTTGCGCACAAACAGGTTTTTCTCCGCATCCGAATGCTCACCCAACCCCCCACCACGCCCATGCAAAAGCTCCGTTTTCTCTTCGTGCTGCCCGTGGCGGCTTTCGCATGGGTCGCCACGGCCTGGGCCACGCCGGCCCCCAGCGCCCCCACATCCAGGGGCCCCAGCGCCCGCACCCTGGTCGCCGCGCCGGGAGCCCCGCGCATCGGCCGCATCAGCTGGCGGGGCAACGCGGCGGTGCCCACGGCCCGCCTGAACGAGGCGTTGGACCTGCGAGCCGGCGACGCCTACGACTCGCTGGCGGTGGAAAAGCGGCTGGCGTACGACCCGGCCGGCACTGATGTTTCTTCCCTGTACATGAACCACGGCTACCTGTTTTTCCAGGTAGCGCCCGTGGCCACGCGCCAAGCCGACGGCACCGTGGACCTGGCCTTTACCGTCGCGGAAGGCCGCAGGGCCCAGCTAGGCCGCGTTTTCATCACCGGCAACCTCGACGCTTCCGCCAAAGCGGCGTTGCTGAAGCAGCTGCCGCTGCGCGGCGGCGACGAATTCAGCCGCGCTAAACTCATCGAAACCAACCGCTTTCTGGCCCAGGAAGGCCAGTTCGACCCGCAGAAAATTGGCATCAACCCCCAGC is a window from the Hymenobacter nivis genome containing:
- a CDS encoding BlaI/MecI/CopY family transcriptional regulator, encoding MEELTKTEERIMQVLWELKKAFVKDVIERLPDEPKPPYNTVSSVVRILERKGYAGFKAYGKTYEYFPLVSKMEYRTASFKRMLSQYFDDSPTALVSFMVEETLSQREKQQLLDLLHNSENPADDAR
- a CDS encoding POTRA domain-containing protein produces the protein MLANSLLYLAGASFCLTVFALAYRLALARLPAFAWNRAYLLGALAAGVLLPLAARLGLAALLPRAPGAPAEALVVLHWSLGASATAAATAQAGAPGPDWAALALVVLAAGYGWGALRRLRAAARNLGALRRLIRGHPRTALADCTVVHLPAPGLPAFSFGRYVFLSPLHDALSAAERDQLLRHEQVHVQQRHTLDLLLVEALGVVFWFHGVVPYFGRQLKTVHEYLADAAVARAPAGRIPYGELLIKLAAQQPPFALVHAFAHKQVFLRIRMLTQPPTTPMQKLRFLFVLPVAAFAWVATAWATPAPSAPTSRGPSARTLVAAPGAPRIGRISWRGNAAVPTARLNEALDLRAGDAYDSLAVEKRLAYDPAGTDVSSLYMNHGYLFFQVAPVATRQADGTVDLAFTVAEGRRAQLGRVFITGNLDASAKAALLKQLPLRGGDEFSRAKLIETNRFLAQEGQFDPQKIGINPQPVMRPTEATDLVDIELVLTPKSRP